The following proteins are co-located in the Terriglobales bacterium genome:
- a CDS encoding RNA polymerase sigma factor — protein sequence MKTQFPGETQVRVLECETDERLLIEAAQRDPLRFAELYETNFERVYAFVAYRVRDREEAQDLTAEIFHQALAGIQRFEWQGKPFAAWLIGIAAKVLADRWERLGKRPEVQVDELEEAGIEAATEQRAMLSQLVDALPADQRQVIIRRFVDQRCVREIAQELGRSEGAVKQLQFRALQTLRGRMRSKYV from the coding sequence ATGAAGACACAGTTCCCTGGGGAGACACAGGTGAGGGTTCTTGAGTGTGAGACTGACGAACGGCTTCTGATTGAGGCTGCGCAGCGCGATCCACTTCGCTTTGCTGAGCTTTACGAGACCAATTTCGAACGCGTGTATGCCTTCGTTGCATATCGCGTTCGCGATCGCGAAGAAGCGCAGGACCTAACGGCGGAAATCTTTCATCAAGCGCTTGCCGGCATTCAGCGGTTTGAGTGGCAGGGTAAGCCGTTCGCTGCCTGGCTGATTGGCATCGCCGCCAAGGTCCTGGCGGATCGTTGGGAACGGCTCGGTAAGCGCCCAGAGGTTCAGGTCGATGAGTTGGAAGAAGCCGGAATTGAGGCCGCCACCGAGCAGCGCGCGATGTTGTCCCAGCTTGTCGATGCTTTACCTGCGGACCAACGGCAAGTCATCATCCGCCGCTTCGTCGATCAACGATGCGTGCGTGAGATCGCGCAGGAACTTGGACGCAGTGAGGGAGCAGTGAAGCAGCTTCAGTTCCGCGCTCTGCAAACTCTGCGCGGTCGGATGAGGAGTAAGTATGTCTAA
- a CDS encoding glutaredoxin family protein produces the protein MDLTVYTAFWCRDCREAKNFLKKHNIPFNEIDIECTPGAVDELVKNVGKRAIPQFVIDGKWVQPYRPGQGFLYEEMSALLGVQE, from the coding sequence ATGGATTTGACCGTCTACACCGCGTTCTGGTGTCGCGATTGCCGTGAGGCCAAGAACTTCCTCAAGAAGCACAACATTCCCTTTAACGAAATCGATATCGAGTGCACACCGGGCGCCGTGGACGAGCTCGTGAAGAACGTGGGCAAACGTGCTATTCCCCAGTTTGTCATCGACGGCAAATGGGTTCAGCCCTATCGTCCAGGCCAAGGATTCCTCTACGAAGAAATGAGCGCCCTGCTTGGCGTGCAGGAGTAA